The following proteins are co-located in the Pedobacter sp. FW305-3-2-15-E-R2A2 genome:
- the lepB gene encoding signal peptidase I encodes MNWKFWQKNNDAKPRKKKTKSREWFDAILFAVIAATIIRVFFIEAYTIPTASMERSLLVGDFLFVSKVNYGARIPMTPVAFPFAHHTMPITGTKAYWDGIEWKYRRLPGLSDIKRNDVVVFNYPQGDTVALEYQDQDYYQMVRSLGWKQVNSQFTIVSRPVDKRENYIKRCIGIAGDTVSMKNGLVYLNGKPEKLKNTGQIGYEVVFKTQDVNFGVFEEIGFNVSEDIAPMSQNSYQFTGTEPMMEKVRKLDFVQSVKELTEVDQKRDGDIFPYDPNRNWNVDNFGPIILPKKGWTVKLDSATMPLYERSIRIYEGNKVEKSGKGWLINGVPADSYTFKMNYYWMMGDNRHKSADSRYWGFVPEDHIVGKALFIWMSYDTNGSFFSKIRWNRLLKGIH; translated from the coding sequence ATGAATTGGAAATTCTGGCAAAAAAACAATGATGCCAAGCCAAGAAAGAAAAAAACTAAAAGCCGTGAGTGGTTTGATGCCATCTTATTTGCGGTAATAGCTGCCACGATCATCAGGGTGTTTTTTATTGAAGCCTATACCATCCCTACCGCTTCCATGGAACGGTCGTTATTGGTGGGCGACTTTTTGTTTGTCAGTAAAGTGAACTATGGAGCGAGAATTCCTATGACTCCGGTTGCTTTTCCTTTTGCGCACCATACCATGCCAATCACCGGCACAAAAGCTTATTGGGATGGCATTGAATGGAAATACCGCAGGCTACCAGGATTATCCGATATTAAAAGAAATGATGTTGTTGTGTTCAACTATCCCCAGGGAGATACAGTAGCACTGGAATATCAGGATCAGGATTATTACCAAATGGTTAGATCGTTAGGCTGGAAGCAGGTAAACAGTCAGTTTACCATTGTTAGTCGCCCGGTGGATAAAAGAGAGAATTATATTAAGCGATGCATCGGAATCGCAGGTGATACGGTCAGTATGAAAAACGGATTGGTGTACCTGAATGGAAAACCAGAAAAGTTAAAAAATACCGGACAGATCGGTTATGAAGTTGTATTTAAAACTCAGGATGTTAATTTTGGCGTCTTTGAGGAGATCGGTTTTAATGTTTCTGAAGATATCGCTCCTATGAGTCAGAATTCTTACCAGTTTACAGGTACAGAACCGATGATGGAAAAAGTTCGCAAACTGGACTTTGTTCAATCTGTAAAAGAATTGACGGAAGTTGATCAAAAAAGAGATGGAGATATTTTTCCTTATGATCCGAATAGAAACTGGAATGTAGATAACTTTGGTCCGATCATTCTTCCTAAGAAAGGTTGGACAGTGAAGCTGGATAGTGCAACGATGCCACTTTACGAAAGAAGTATCCGCATTTACGAAGGAAATAAAGTAGAGAAGTCAGGTAAAGGCTGGTTGATTAATGGCGTTCCTGCCGATAGCTATACCTTTAAAATGAACTACTATTGGATGATGGGAGATAACCGCCATAAATCAGCGGATTCACGCTATTGGGGCTTCGTTCCTGAAGATCATATTGTTGGAAAAGCTTTATTCATCTGGATGAGTTATGATACTAATGGCTCTTTCTTCAGTAAAATCAGGTGGAACAGATTGCTTAAAGGAATACATTAA
- a CDS encoding ROK family protein has translation MINKPNHVTATKKKYHQLRREVIKHLYYNDMLTLMELSKLTHKSLPLVTTTVNDLMAEGYVLEHGLAPSTGGRRALTFLLNQQKQRYIIAVAMDQLVTQVVIYDLLNQVKTEPEIRRLSLRDDQESTKALVEFLKGYILSSGISNEEILGVGIGMPGFVNAEHGINHTFFKIKGEGNLKNHLTKELGLPVFIDNDSSIIALAELKFGAGKGLKDVMVVNIGWGIGLGMVINGSLFRGHSGYAGEFSHIPLSQSNKLCSCGKRGCLEVDTSLLILVERAKSQIASGVSSSLEHLFLDETKLPGDHFLEAAKAGDPLAVSILADAAFLIGKGLATLIHIINPKLIVLSGRGATAGKILMAPIQQAINEFCIPRLAEYTDIQVSEISTESGLLGAATLVVENCNFN, from the coding sequence TTGATTAACAAACCTAATCATGTGACCGCCACAAAGAAAAAATACCATCAACTCCGAAGAGAGGTGATTAAGCATCTGTATTATAATGACATGCTCACCTTAATGGAGTTAAGTAAGCTCACTCATAAGAGCCTTCCTTTAGTGACGACGACCGTAAACGACCTGATGGCTGAAGGCTATGTCCTTGAGCACGGTCTTGCCCCTTCCACAGGAGGTCGAAGGGCGCTTACTTTCCTTTTAAATCAACAAAAACAAAGATACATAATCGCAGTCGCAATGGATCAACTGGTGACTCAGGTGGTGATATATGACTTGCTGAATCAGGTGAAAACAGAGCCTGAAATCCGAAGACTATCACTTAGGGATGATCAGGAAAGTACAAAAGCTCTGGTGGAATTCTTAAAGGGATATATTTTAAGTTCTGGCATTTCAAACGAGGAAATACTTGGGGTCGGCATAGGAATGCCTGGCTTCGTCAATGCTGAACATGGAATCAACCATACCTTTTTTAAGATAAAAGGAGAGGGGAATCTGAAAAATCACCTGACCAAGGAACTTGGCCTTCCGGTATTTATAGACAATGATTCCAGTATTATAGCCTTAGCCGAGTTGAAATTTGGTGCAGGAAAAGGGCTGAAAGATGTAATGGTTGTCAATATTGGCTGGGGAATTGGACTTGGAATGGTAATCAATGGGAGTTTGTTCAGAGGCCATAGTGGATATGCGGGTGAATTTAGCCATATACCACTTTCTCAAAGTAACAAATTGTGCTCTTGTGGTAAAAGAGGCTGTCTGGAGGTAGATACTTCCTTGTTGATTTTGGTCGAGAGGGCAAAATCGCAAATTGCTTCAGGGGTAAGCTCAAGTCTTGAGCACCTGTTCCTTGATGAAACAAAGTTGCCGGGTGATCATTTTCTCGAAGCAGCCAAGGCGGGGGATCCTTTAGCGGTTTCAATTCTCGCAGATGCTGCTTTTCTGATTGGAAAAGGACTGGCGACCTTGATCCACATCATTAATCCAAAACTAATTGTGTTAAGTGGCAGGGGAGCCACTGCAGGGAAAATATTAATGGCCCCTATACAGCAGGCAATCAATGAGTTTTGTATTCCAAGACTGGCAGAGTACACAGATATTCAGGTCTCGGAAATATCAACAGAATCAGGGCTGTTAGGGGCAGCAACACTGGTCGTAGAGAACTGTAATTTTAATTAA
- a CDS encoding SusC/RagA family TonB-linked outer membrane protein, producing MAATTYAQTKITGKVMDQQGQPLPGVTVTVKGTQVRTSTDAGGNFAIAASAGEVLSFSSIGLVTKQITIGSSGVVTVTLANDETTLTEVTITTALGLKKDKKSLGYSAQSVKGKDLTVAQAPTIAQGLMGKVAGLNISQASGGVEGGSSRIVVRGNTSLTGENRALIIVDGVAINNDPLNSGPNNGGGGASGTKQGSDVAAYNDWGTGMNFINPEDIEDITVLKGPAAAALYGARGANGVILITRKKGEKRDGLGVDYSYAVRSTKAYEFLNFQNEYGSGLVGSLWTADQGKQFPTNGAGQRYQIGTYTGTYAAGDYKTGAYGMLPYNNSVQAWDLFSFPSGLSWGPKFDNQPILWYDGVLRPYSAQPDNWKPYFPDGNVSQHNVALSGGGDFGTARFSYTRDYTKANILNSNFGSNTFNIGSTIKVSKKVSAEVTGSYVNFERLNTPPVGSGNYLAGFSYAATRDFRSDVEEMNNFALNGSQRDVNSKANFPGSTVQYPYYSYMANSFWNIYKNNTNFNRNQLTGGIKVTADLTDWLNLTAQGGLDNSNDVTEIREYPKNIQGTVGAYKESMAKSLNRNLSALFRLHKENLFDKSINGSLTGGVESYYRNDYMVSSRTNGDFIKPFVFAINNGSKFENFDGYVPELRYKRKINSAFGFLDLSYKDYLFLQVTGRNDWSSTLQNGSNSYFYPSANLSYVFSEGIKGLDTSAPWLSLGKITFSYAETGSDTDPYSIHNIITTEAYNGQAAQTYPLKLKANNIEPQRSRAYELGLNLGFLKNRINVELSAYSMKTFNQILTNSLPISSGFNEVQINRGSLGNKGLEFIINARPIANRDFSWSIAMNGAHSRTKVLALDPGNDNLQLGTFFGGNGISQRVNVGDNYGTLYGKDFTYRDGQKVVKDAVGANGQVLTYTVNGVERVAGTQWVLTPDEVPIGNSQAFLTGGISNTFRYKNLSLYAMIDAKIGGDTFFGTYAAAMGNGLLEETVKERNGGGLPLTYPDGTTANTGISFGGVYANGTPNTNVVNPAWYYLGTYASWNHLGVPRSASVFENTWVKLREVALTYQVPKTLIQKTKFIQNLSVSLIGRDLLYIYTSIPKGLNPEGVNGIGNMQGIEFSSIPRVRSFGLSVKSSF from the coding sequence ATGGCAGCAACAACTTATGCCCAGACTAAGATTACCGGTAAGGTAATGGATCAGCAGGGCCAACCCCTACCAGGGGTAACCGTTACTGTCAAAGGAACTCAGGTCAGAACTTCTACAGATGCAGGTGGTAATTTCGCGATTGCTGCCAGCGCTGGAGAAGTATTAAGCTTCAGTTCAATAGGGCTGGTGACGAAACAAATCACTATAGGTAGCTCAGGAGTGGTAACCGTGACACTCGCAAATGACGAGACTACGCTGACAGAGGTCACCATTACGACCGCATTAGGACTAAAAAAAGATAAGAAATCTCTGGGCTATTCTGCGCAGAGTGTAAAGGGCAAAGATCTGACCGTTGCTCAGGCGCCAACTATCGCACAGGGTTTAATGGGTAAAGTAGCTGGTCTAAACATTAGCCAGGCTTCTGGAGGCGTCGAAGGCGGTTCCTCAAGAATCGTTGTTCGTGGAAATACATCGCTTACCGGAGAAAACCGTGCTTTAATCATTGTGGATGGAGTTGCGATTAATAATGATCCGCTCAACAGTGGTCCGAATAATGGAGGAGGTGGCGCTTCGGGAACGAAACAAGGTTCGGATGTAGCTGCTTATAACGACTGGGGTACTGGAATGAATTTTATTAATCCTGAAGATATCGAAGACATTACCGTTTTGAAAGGACCGGCAGCGGCGGCGCTTTACGGTGCAAGGGGGGCCAATGGCGTGATCCTCATCACCAGAAAAAAAGGGGAAAAGAGAGATGGACTTGGAGTAGATTATTCTTATGCGGTAAGGTCAACTAAAGCCTATGAATTTCTGAATTTTCAGAACGAATATGGTTCTGGTCTGGTGGGTTCATTGTGGACCGCTGATCAGGGAAAACAATTTCCAACCAATGGAGCCGGACAGCGTTATCAGATCGGAACTTACACCGGAACCTATGCAGCAGGGGATTATAAGACAGGAGCATATGGAATGCTACCATACAACAATAGTGTACAAGCATGGGACTTGTTTTCTTTTCCTAGCGGATTGTCATGGGGACCAAAGTTTGATAATCAGCCAATTTTGTGGTATGACGGCGTGCTGAGGCCTTACTCTGCGCAACCGGACAACTGGAAGCCTTATTTTCCAGATGGAAATGTCTCACAACATAATGTGGCTTTATCAGGTGGCGGGGATTTTGGAACCGCTCGTTTCTCCTATACCCGTGATTATACCAAAGCAAATATCCTGAATAGTAATTTCGGATCAAATACGTTTAATATCGGTTCAACCATAAAGGTGAGTAAAAAAGTCTCTGCGGAGGTTACTGGTAGTTATGTGAATTTTGAACGCTTGAATACACCCCCGGTAGGCTCCGGTAATTATCTTGCAGGATTTTCTTACGCAGCTACCCGTGATTTCAGATCGGACGTGGAAGAAATGAATAATTTTGCATTAAACGGCTCTCAGAGAGACGTGAATTCTAAAGCTAATTTTCCAGGAAGTACTGTTCAATATCCTTATTATTCTTATATGGCCAATTCCTTCTGGAACATTTATAAGAACAATACCAATTTTAATAGAAACCAGTTAACAGGGGGAATTAAGGTAACGGCTGATCTTACGGATTGGCTTAACCTTACTGCTCAGGGGGGATTAGACAACTCTAATGATGTAACAGAGATTAGGGAGTATCCAAAGAACATTCAGGGTACAGTTGGGGCGTATAAAGAATCCATGGCCAAAAGTCTAAACAGGAATTTAAGCGCGCTTTTCAGATTGCATAAGGAGAACTTATTCGATAAATCTATCAATGGAAGTTTAACCGGAGGAGTTGAATCTTACTACAGAAATGATTATATGGTCAGTAGTCGTACAAATGGGGATTTTATTAAACCTTTTGTTTTTGCGATCAACAATGGATCTAAATTCGAGAATTTTGACGGTTATGTCCCTGAGCTACGGTACAAAAGAAAAATAAATTCTGCATTTGGTTTCCTTGATCTTTCCTATAAGGATTATCTTTTCTTGCAGGTAACGGGCCGTAATGACTGGTCTTCGACACTTCAGAATGGCTCAAACTCTTACTTTTATCCTTCTGCAAATTTAAGCTATGTCTTCTCAGAGGGCATTAAAGGCTTGGATACTTCAGCACCTTGGTTGAGTCTGGGGAAAATCACCTTCTCTTATGCGGAGACCGGAAGCGATACGGATCCTTATTCCATTCATAATATCATCACTACTGAAGCCTATAACGGGCAGGCTGCACAAACCTATCCATTGAAATTAAAAGCGAATAACATTGAACCCCAACGTTCGAGAGCATATGAATTGGGCTTAAATTTAGGTTTCTTGAAGAACCGGATTAATGTAGAGCTTTCTGCTTACAGTATGAAGACCTTTAATCAGATCTTAACCAATTCCCTTCCTATTTCTTCAGGATTTAATGAGGTTCAGATCAATAGAGGTTCATTGGGTAATAAAGGACTGGAATTCATCATCAATGCCAGGCCTATCGCTAACAGGGATTTCTCCTGGAGCATAGCTATGAACGGAGCACATTCAAGAACTAAAGTGCTGGCCCTGGATCCGGGAAATGACAACCTCCAATTGGGTACCTTTTTTGGTGGAAATGGGATCTCTCAAAGGGTGAATGTCGGAGATAATTATGGAACGCTCTATGGTAAAGACTTTACCTATAGGGATGGACAAAAAGTAGTTAAAGATGCAGTGGGGGCAAATGGACAGGTGCTGACTTATACGGTAAACGGGGTGGAAAGAGTAGCAGGAACGCAATGGGTTTTAACCCCTGACGAAGTTCCGATCGGCAATTCTCAGGCCTTTTTAACTGGCGGGATCAGCAACACATTCCGTTATAAAAACCTTTCCTTGTATGCTATGATTGACGCAAAAATTGGTGGGGATACTTTTTTTGGAACCTATGCTGCAGCGATGGGAAATGGATTGCTCGAAGAGACGGTAAAAGAACGTAATGGCGGGGGGCTGCCATTGACTTATCCGGATGGCACAACCGCCAATACCGGTATTAGCTTTGGAGGCGTATATGCCAATGGAACACCAAATACAAATGTGGTTAATCCGGCATGGTATTATTTAGGCACCTATGCTTCATGGAATCATCTGGGAGTCCCGCGTTCAGCCTCAGTGTTTGAAAATACCTGGGTAAAATTGAGGGAAGTGGCGCTAACCTATCAGGTGCCAAAGACATTGATTCAAAAAACAAAGTTTATTCAGAACCTGAGTGTCTCGTTAATCGGTCGTGATTTATTGTATATCTATACCAGCATCCCTAAAGGATTAAATCCCGAAGGCGTAAATGGTATTGGTAACATGCAGGGGATCGAATTTTCATCTATTCCACGCGTGCGGTCATTTGGATTATCTGTTAAATCATCATTCTAG
- a CDS encoding SusC/RagA family TonB-linked outer membrane protein — translation MKQFYLKCFWMLLLTCSAIGSYAQKSFTGTVKDNRGQALPGVSVNEKGTKNGTATNEIGNFSISVGPASVLRISLIGYVTQEITIGDKKSISVTLEEDNQTLNEVVVTTGFGVRKQTRKLSYSIQEVKGDDLTRANEPNLVNAINGKVAGVVINIGAGGPQSSSRIRIRGNASLSSNTQPLVVIDGVLIQPGVTGADSYGNSPQDFGNIMKNLNADDYESITVLKGAAASSLYGSKAQNGVLLITSKKGKSGQGLGISFSHTQTVEEVYRTFDLQNEFGGGLAPTFTKDANGMQEVDKANYFWSFGPKYDGSEVRDIDGRIIKWNAQPNNILDAYNNGIYSNSNLAFQGANEDGNFRLSYTKMLNKGVLPNNKFDRDAVDFRGSRKIGKIFTVDAGVNYTVSNVLNPINQSNNSSPLFALTYANPRSYDTKYWMNHYRDEVNGGRLRDDADAYGLSSFWYDLYTKKNRQKENNFRGNVEVTANITPWLNAMVRGTLNQVNIINEVKNIGDGVGFVGGEYGIGQSDQRSTRLQFLLNASRKINDNFDFNLSLGGETTSDFGKNTTYTRTDGGLKDPGKFFLGNSVKTLITNNTLDGSQRTDAIYAYGDISYKNMLTLNVSLRNDWSSTLTYPNGTGDYSYLYPSVGLAYIFSESLKNVPGLGFLSYGKLRANYGHTGLGTSPFETSRGIYKFLGTYKNEKDIEMPRYGYPEFIKGNGNLKNELTKEFEIGTEMRFLNDRIGIDASFYRKNTYNQILALQVPGESGVDRQLINAGNIQNQGIELLINGSPIKTKDFEWNSTLNFARNRNKVIKLAPGVTSVTLANAFGADMSSVAIEGEEYGTIYTGYGFAAYQAKDAQGNNIDDPRNGQKMLKANGSYWRSGDAGQGNKKLGSMMEKFTASSINSFRYKDFNFGFQIDAKVGGLMASGTHQYGSNFGVFESTLPGRSADHGGVVRKDAAGNTFNDGVIPEGIFADGTIINNVNVGGTTFADAVGKGLIQPVSARVHYARLTQWATGIREYSTFENNWVALREVSVGYTLPKRFTDKMKFNRVNLSFIARNLTYIYNSLPDHINPESLFSNSPGAFAEYGGAPYTRTFALSLKASL, via the coding sequence ATGAAACAATTTTACCTGAAGTGTTTTTGGATGCTGTTGCTGACTTGTTCTGCAATAGGGTCTTACGCACAAAAATCTTTTACGGGGACTGTGAAAGACAATCGGGGACAGGCATTGCCAGGGGTCTCTGTGAATGAAAAAGGTACCAAAAATGGAACCGCAACTAATGAAATCGGAAATTTCTCTATTTCTGTGGGACCTGCAAGTGTTTTAAGAATATCCCTGATCGGTTATGTTACTCAGGAAATTACCATTGGAGATAAGAAAAGTATCAGTGTTACTTTAGAAGAAGACAACCAAACCTTAAATGAAGTTGTAGTAACAACGGGTTTTGGTGTTAGAAAACAAACGAGAAAACTAAGTTATTCTATTCAGGAAGTTAAAGGTGATGATCTTACCCGTGCAAATGAGCCGAATTTGGTAAATGCGATAAATGGTAAGGTTGCAGGTGTGGTGATTAACATAGGAGCAGGTGGACCTCAATCTTCTTCAAGAATCAGGATCAGAGGAAATGCATCGTTAAGTAGCAATACTCAGCCATTAGTAGTGATTGATGGGGTTTTAATCCAACCTGGAGTTACAGGTGCGGATTCTTATGGAAACAGCCCTCAGGATTTTGGTAACATCATGAAAAACTTAAATGCGGATGATTATGAAAGCATTACCGTATTAAAAGGTGCCGCGGCAAGTTCATTGTATGGTTCAAAAGCTCAAAATGGTGTGCTTTTAATTACTTCGAAGAAGGGTAAATCAGGACAAGGCCTGGGTATTTCCTTTTCTCACACACAAACTGTAGAGGAAGTTTACCGTACTTTCGATCTTCAAAATGAATTTGGTGGAGGTTTAGCTCCGACTTTTACCAAGGATGCAAATGGAATGCAGGAAGTTGATAAAGCCAATTATTTCTGGAGTTTTGGTCCAAAATATGATGGATCTGAAGTTAGGGATATCGATGGACGTATCATTAAATGGAATGCGCAGCCTAATAATATTTTAGATGCTTATAATAATGGAATCTATAGCAATTCAAATCTTGCATTTCAAGGTGCTAATGAAGATGGAAACTTTAGATTGTCTTATACAAAGATGTTGAACAAAGGAGTCTTGCCTAACAATAAGTTTGACCGTGATGCGGTAGATTTTAGAGGATCAAGAAAAATCGGGAAGATTTTTACTGTTGATGCAGGGGTAAACTATACCGTTAGTAATGTGCTAAATCCAATTAACCAGTCTAATAACAGCAGTCCTTTGTTTGCTTTAACTTATGCAAATCCTAGAAGCTATGATACCAAATATTGGATGAACCATTATAGAGATGAAGTAAATGGTGGTCGTTTAAGAGATGATGCGGATGCTTATGGACTATCGTCTTTCTGGTATGATTTATACACTAAAAAGAACAGACAAAAAGAAAACAATTTCAGGGGAAATGTAGAGGTTACGGCTAACATTACACCTTGGTTGAATGCAATGGTTAGAGGAACACTTAACCAGGTGAACATCATAAACGAGGTAAAAAATATCGGAGATGGAGTAGGATTTGTAGGTGGAGAATACGGGATAGGACAATCTGATCAGAGAAGCACCAGATTACAATTTTTGTTGAATGCAAGCCGTAAAATCAATGATAATTTTGATTTTAATCTTAGTTTGGGTGGAGAAACAACAAGTGATTTCGGAAAGAACACAACTTATACCAGAACCGATGGTGGTCTGAAAGATCCAGGTAAATTCTTCTTGGGTAATTCTGTAAAGACGCTAATAACCAACAACACGCTTGATGGTAGTCAGCGTACAGACGCGATATATGCGTATGGGGACATTTCTTATAAGAATATGTTGACATTGAATGTCAGTCTTCGTAACGATTGGTCTTCAACTTTGACCTATCCAAATGGTACTGGCGACTATAGCTACCTTTATCCATCAGTAGGTTTGGCCTATATCTTCTCTGAGTCATTGAAAAATGTACCGGGATTAGGATTCCTTTCTTATGGAAAGCTTAGGGCCAACTATGGCCATACCGGCCTTGGAACTAGCCCTTTCGAAACGAGTAGAGGTATATATAAATTCCTTGGTACTTATAAAAATGAGAAGGATATTGAAATGCCACGTTATGGATATCCGGAATTCATTAAAGGAAATGGCAATCTTAAAAATGAGCTGACCAAAGAATTTGAAATTGGTACAGAAATGCGTTTCCTGAATGACCGTATCGGTATTGACGCTTCATTCTACAGAAAAAATACTTACAATCAGATCCTGGCTCTACAGGTTCCTGGAGAAAGTGGTGTAGACAGACAATTAATTAATGCCGGAAATATACAGAATCAGGGTATTGAACTTTTAATCAATGGTTCACCTATTAAAACCAAAGATTTTGAGTGGAACAGTACGTTGAATTTTGCCCGCAACAGAAATAAGGTCATCAAACTTGCGCCGGGTGTGACGAGCGTAACATTAGCGAACGCTTTTGGTGCAGATATGTCTTCTGTAGCTATTGAAGGAGAAGAATATGGTACCATTTACACAGGATATGGTTTTGCTGCTTACCAGGCCAAAGATGCACAGGGGAATAATATTGATGATCCGCGTAATGGACAAAAGATGTTAAAAGCCAATGGCAGCTACTGGAGAAGTGGTGATGCAGGTCAGGGGAATAAAAAATTAGGTAGTATGATGGAGAAATTCACTGCCAGTTCCATCAATAGCTTCAGGTATAAAGACTTTAACTTTGGTTTCCAGATTGATGCAAAAGTAGGTGGCTTGATGGCTTCCGGAACTCATCAGTATGGCTCAAACTTTGGGGTGTTTGAAAGCACGCTACCTGGCCGTTCAGCAGATCATGGAGGAGTAGTAAGAAAAGATGCTGCTGGAAATACATTTAATGATGGTGTTATTCCTGAAGGTATTTTTGCTGACGGAACAATCATCAATAATGTAAATGTTGGTGGTACCACATTTGCTGATGCGGTTGGTAAAGGACTAATTCAACCAGTTAGTGCACGTGTTCACTATGCAAGATTAACGCAGTGGGCTACAGGAATCAGAGAGTACTCTACATTCGAGAATAACTGGGTGGCATTAAGAGAAGTTTCAGTAGGGTATACCTTGCCAAAAAGATTTACAGATAAAATGAAATTCAACCGAGTTAATCTGAGCTTTATTGCAAGAAACCTAACCTACATTTATAACAGCCTTCCAGATCATATCAATCCGGAATCGTTATTCTCAAATAGCCCGGGAGCATTTGCTGAATATGGAGGAGCTCCATATACCCGCACATTTGCGCTATCACTTAAAGCAAGTCTATAG
- a CDS encoding SusD/RagB family nutrient-binding outer membrane lipoprotein produces MKLNQKIIYGMLVFWTITGNLACKKGFEEINRPYNEAGVETQTVAGLFNGLAKSVTDEDNTLYISLFYSSTNQQAVQNKNTPYLNYSSSFWNKYYPSLKNYRSLLKRITQEANPAEFDNVKHMATILIASKTLHMLDYYGSIPYTQAGLGDTGIEFYRPAYDKEADIYTSVLADLKTAVNGMNSSGGQTSIGASESFLNSDFDAWKKFGNSLRLRYAVRLYNKEQALASEVINDIIGGNQPLPNNQDLTKLEKSNFGFWPGSVSPGVSTERQWYTFRETSVSNIRMSKNVWSRMSSSDAPSGAGIYDPRCFIFFQTNNADQWVPQLQNGSESEGGEPYKNDGSPSRRPIGSDPGNKFASFNFFTIYDQVYFPYLIITEADVHFLKAEIYQRGMGVGKNIALAKTEYEAGITSSVNFWYAYANNSKAWLIKPVPPTALQMTAFLTNPAVLYNGANDNDALTKIATQAWLATMFQPAEAWSIVRRTGLTPKDPSFNPTFKVNKLPYPNEESVNNNANWKNATGGADQNAQALNKVYWMP; encoded by the coding sequence ATGAAACTTAATCAAAAAATAATATATGGTATGCTGGTTTTCTGGACGATCACTGGTAACCTGGCCTGCAAAAAAGGATTTGAAGAAATCAACAGGCCATATAATGAGGCTGGTGTTGAAACCCAAACTGTTGCGGGGCTCTTTAATGGACTGGCGAAATCAGTAACTGATGAGGACAATACACTTTACATCAGTTTATTTTACTCCTCAACGAACCAGCAGGCGGTGCAAAATAAAAATACACCGTATTTGAATTATAGCTCCAGCTTCTGGAATAAATACTATCCAAGTTTAAAAAATTATCGCTCTTTGCTAAAAAGGATTACTCAGGAAGCTAATCCGGCAGAATTTGATAATGTGAAACACATGGCGACCATTCTGATCGCTTCAAAGACTTTACACATGCTCGACTATTACGGAAGTATTCCCTATACTCAAGCGGGTCTGGGAGATACAGGTATAGAATTCTATCGTCCTGCGTACGACAAAGAGGCGGATATTTATACAAGTGTCCTCGCAGATCTGAAGACTGCGGTAAATGGAATGAATAGCAGCGGGGGCCAAACAAGTATTGGTGCCTCTGAATCTTTTTTAAACAGTGATTTTGATGCCTGGAAGAAATTCGGAAATTCATTGAGATTACGCTACGCTGTTCGCCTTTATAATAAAGAACAGGCCCTGGCTTCTGAGGTTATTAATGATATCATCGGCGGAAACCAACCTTTGCCTAACAATCAGGACCTCACTAAACTGGAGAAAAGCAATTTTGGTTTCTGGCCGGGATCTGTTTCTCCGGGAGTATCAACAGAGCGTCAGTGGTATACTTTCAGAGAAACTTCTGTTTCCAATATCCGGATGAGTAAAAATGTTTGGAGTCGAATGTCAAGTTCTGATGCGCCGTCCGGAGCAGGAATTTATGATCCGAGATGTTTTATTTTCTTTCAAACCAATAATGCAGATCAGTGGGTTCCGCAGCTTCAAAATGGTTCTGAAAGTGAAGGCGGTGAACCTTACAAAAATGACGGAAGTCCGAGCCGAAGGCCAATTGGATCTGATCCTGGGAATAAATTTGCGAGCTTTAATTTCTTTACGATATATGATCAGGTCTATTTTCCTTATCTGATCATTACGGAAGCTGATGTCCACTTCCTGAAAGCGGAAATTTATCAAAGAGGAATGGGGGTAGGCAAAAATATTGCTTTGGCTAAAACAGAGTATGAAGCAGGAATTACTTCTTCCGTTAATTTCTGGTATGCTTACGCAAATAATTCTAAAGCATGGCTGATCAAACCTGTACCACCAACAGCCCTGCAAATGACGGCCTTTTTAACCAACCCTGCGGTGCTTTATAATGGTGCAAATGATAATGATGCATTGACTAAAATTGCAACACAAGCCTGGTTGGCCACAATGTTCCAGCCTGCAGAGGCTTGGTCGATTGTAAGACGGACGGGCCTGACACCAAAAGATCCTTCGTTTAATCCTACATTCAAAGTGAATAAACTTCCATACCCAAATGAAGAAAGCGTGAATAACAACGCAAACTGGAAAAATGCAACTGGTGGCGCGGATCAAAATGCCCAGGCGCTAAATAAGGTGTACTGGATGCCTTAG